One genomic region from Natrinema caseinilyticum encodes:
- a CDS encoding Gfo/Idh/MocA family protein, whose translation MIDSRSDIKTGIVGLGNIGQYHAERLVELGVTLAGGMDVAAEARTRFARRYDVDVYDDHDELYDTIDAVIITTPNKYHEAYAIDAFESDLHVLLEKPLGHSIESAQRIADAAAESDGIAMVGFNNRFANTVRIVKDRIDRGALGDVSHIEANYVRRRGIPGRGSWFTRRSIAGGGALIDLGVHAIDLALYLLDYPTVEEVNGVARSEFGEREEYAYLDMWADDAGPEGFDVDDSATAFIRCSGNRTISLEVAWATNRPATHEFVARGTDAAARFDLLEGDLSVYSASKAGADHLEDTTIETRHNDTHSDEQRSFFDQILGTRDGGGTVDEALTVQSVIEAIYESSEQGHTITIDDRTPID comes from the coding sequence ATGATAGATTCCCGATCCGATATTAAAACCGGCATCGTCGGCCTCGGCAACATCGGACAGTATCACGCCGAGCGACTCGTCGAACTCGGCGTGACGCTCGCCGGTGGAATGGACGTCGCCGCCGAGGCGAGAACGCGATTTGCCCGACGATACGACGTCGACGTCTACGACGACCACGACGAGCTATACGATACCATCGACGCCGTCATCATCACGACGCCGAACAAATATCACGAGGCGTATGCCATCGACGCGTTCGAGAGCGACCTCCACGTCTTGCTCGAGAAGCCGCTGGGACATTCGATCGAGAGCGCACAGCGGATCGCCGACGCGGCAGCGGAGTCGGACGGGATCGCGATGGTGGGGTTCAACAATCGATTCGCGAATACGGTGCGAATCGTCAAAGATCGGATCGATCGAGGCGCCCTCGGTGACGTCTCCCACATCGAGGCGAACTACGTCCGTCGGCGAGGGATCCCGGGACGGGGGTCGTGGTTCACCCGCAGAAGCATCGCCGGCGGCGGCGCGCTCATCGATCTCGGGGTCCACGCTATCGATCTCGCGCTGTATCTGCTCGACTATCCCACCGTAGAGGAGGTAAACGGCGTCGCTCGCAGCGAATTCGGCGAGCGCGAGGAGTACGCGTACCTCGACATGTGGGCCGACGACGCGGGACCGGAGGGATTCGACGTCGACGACTCCGCTACCGCGTTCATCCGCTGTTCGGGAAACCGAACGATTTCCCTCGAGGTCGCGTGGGCGACGAACCGGCCGGCTACCCACGAGTTCGTCGCCCGGGGGACCGACGCAGCGGCCCGGTTCGACCTCCTCGAGGGAGATCTCTCCGTCTACTCCGCGAGCAAAGCCGGTGCCGACCACCTCGAAGACACGACCATCGAAACGCGCCACAACGACACCCATTCGGACGAACAGCGGTCGTTTTTCGATCAGATATTGGGTACCCGAGACGGCGGCGGCACCGTCGACGAAGCACTCACCGTTCAATCGGTTATCGAAGCCATCTACGAATCGAGCGAACAAGGGCACACGATCACGATCGACGATCGAACGCCGATCGACTGA
- a CDS encoding ABC transporter ATP-binding protein encodes MARVRLENITKRYESVTAVDDVSMEIEDGEFVTFVGPSGCGKSTTMETVAGLTQPTEGRVYIGEDDVTNLAPKDRGVAMVFQNIALFPHMDVYENISFGLRLRKYDDEEVRRRVEQAAEVVQLEGMLERMPDELSGGQQQRVAIARAIVRNPDVFLMDEPLANLDAKLRVHMRTELQRLHRELDTTIIYVTHDQAEAMTMSNRIAVLNEGRLQQLAPPLVCYNEPSNLFVAGFIGSPSMNFVDGELSDGGLETDNFAVDFDPNVVPGVTVGDAATLGIRPEDVHMARDAESLASTTDPIDARTDVLEPMGDEVFVYLLLSEAAGGSMGRDSTSSPNQLLMSVSPDTDIEANQDIEVVLDRSKIHLFETATGDALAHGITDLSERESGTTPTEADS; translated from the coding sequence ATGGCACGAGTACGACTCGAGAACATCACGAAACGCTACGAATCGGTTACCGCGGTCGACGACGTGAGCATGGAGATAGAAGACGGCGAATTCGTCACCTTCGTCGGCCCGTCCGGCTGTGGGAAGTCGACGACGATGGAGACCGTCGCCGGGCTCACACAGCCGACCGAGGGGCGGGTGTACATCGGCGAGGACGACGTGACGAACCTGGCACCGAAAGATCGGGGCGTCGCGATGGTGTTCCAGAACATCGCGTTGTTCCCGCACATGGACGTCTACGAGAACATTTCCTTCGGGCTTCGTCTCCGGAAATACGACGACGAGGAGGTCCGCAGACGCGTCGAGCAAGCCGCCGAGGTCGTCCAGCTCGAGGGGATGCTCGAGCGAATGCCGGACGAGTTGTCCGGCGGCCAACAACAACGGGTGGCGATCGCGCGGGCGATCGTTCGCAACCCGGACGTCTTCCTGATGGACGAACCGCTGGCGAACCTGGACGCGAAGTTGCGCGTTCACATGCGAACGGAACTCCAGCGGCTCCATCGGGAACTGGACACGACGATCATCTACGTCACGCACGATCAGGCCGAAGCGATGACGATGTCCAATCGCATCGCGGTCCTGAACGAGGGACGGCTCCAGCAGCTCGCGCCGCCACTGGTCTGTTACAACGAGCCTTCGAACCTGTTCGTCGCCGGATTCATCGGCTCTCCCTCGATGAACTTCGTCGACGGTGAACTCTCGGACGGCGGCCTCGAGACGGACAACTTCGCCGTCGATTTCGATCCGAACGTCGTTCCCGGCGTGACCGTCGGCGACGCAGCCACGCTCGGGATCAGGCCGGAAGACGTCCACATGGCCAGAGACGCCGAATCGCTCGCATCGACCACCGACCCGATCGACGCCAGAACCGACGTTCTCGAGCCCATGGGCGACGAGGTATTCGTCTACCTGCTGCTCTCCGAGGCCGCGGGCGGATCGATGGGGCGTGATTCCACTTCGAGTCCCAACCAGCTATTGATGAGCGTCAGCCCCGATACGGATATCGAGGCGAATCAGGACATCGAGGTGGTCCTCGATCGGTCGAAGATTCACCTCTTCGAGACGGCCACTGGCGACGCGCTCGCTCACGGTATCACCGATCTGTCGGAACGAGAGTCGGGGACGACCCCGACCGAGGCGGACAGCTAA
- a CDS encoding RNA methyltransferase, which translates to MTDESSPSDETARTPPAVAVVDAQSPGNVGTIARAMKNFGFEDLLLVDPPKIDPDGEAYGFAGHAREDVLPDATELSFDDLVDSYHTIGCTAVTNEDDNSHVRFPYTTPADLAGRLPTVAGPTALVFGRERVGLTNDELAQIDEICSIPANAEYPVLNLGQAATITLYELRRLALGDDTQLPDLERVRAPEQTLDRLYDQWAALLEEINHPDEKRAKTMRMVRRVFGRADPTEREANTLLGLLRRATERPEEK; encoded by the coding sequence ATGACTGACGAGTCGTCCCCGTCCGACGAAACGGCTCGAACGCCACCCGCCGTCGCAGTCGTGGACGCGCAGTCTCCTGGTAACGTCGGGACCATCGCCCGCGCGATGAAGAATTTCGGATTCGAGGACCTCCTGCTCGTCGATCCTCCGAAAATCGATCCGGACGGCGAAGCCTACGGGTTTGCAGGCCACGCCCGAGAAGATGTCCTTCCCGACGCGACGGAGCTTAGCTTCGACGACCTGGTCGACTCCTATCACACGATCGGGTGTACGGCGGTGACGAACGAGGACGACAACAGTCACGTTCGATTTCCGTACACGACGCCGGCGGATCTGGCCGGTCGGCTCCCGACCGTTGCGGGGCCCACCGCGCTGGTCTTCGGTCGCGAACGCGTCGGGCTAACGAACGACGAACTCGCTCAGATCGACGAAATCTGTTCGATTCCAGCGAACGCCGAGTACCCCGTCCTGAACCTCGGCCAGGCAGCCACCATTACGCTCTACGAACTCCGCAGACTCGCTCTCGGCGACGACACTCAGTTACCGGACCTCGAGCGTGTCCGCGCACCGGAGCAAACTCTCGACCGGCTCTACGACCAGTGGGCCGCGCTGCTCGAGGAGATCAACCATCCCGACGAAAAACGGGCGAAGACGATGCGAATGGTGCGTCGGGTATTCGGCAGGGCCGATCCGACCGAACGCGAGGCGAATACCTTGCTGGGTCTCCTCCGACGAGCAACCGAACGTCCCGAAGAGAAGTGA
- a CDS encoding DUF7127 family protein, with translation METPPELEAVAGEQDDITISTREYEDETVIVVDFGPISGKPSVDIVGGTAIVTADETHLEFDVPADASDVTVNDGVLTISG, from the coding sequence ATGGAAACGCCACCCGAACTGGAAGCGGTCGCGGGAGAACAAGACGACATCACTATCAGCACTCGAGAGTACGAAGACGAAACCGTCATCGTCGTCGATTTCGGCCCGATCAGCGGGAAGCCGTCGGTCGACATCGTCGGCGGAACGGCGATCGTCACCGCCGACGAAACGCATTTGGAGTTCGACGTCCCCGCGGACGCGAGTGACGTCACCGTCAACGACGGCGTGCTGACGATCAGCGGCTGA
- a CDS encoding 6-hydroxymethylpterin diphosphokinase MptE-like protein: MEFDEWEPVYNAILEDFGYDRTGDERGRDRLDSILNASFDPAGLSPLRDATVAVAGAGPSLETDADLERARDADVVVGASSAVDTLTAHGIDVECMVTDLDKNPETVERLTLDGVPVAIHGHGDNLEAIRDVVPNCAHEYVLPTTQAEPRGRVRNFGGFTDGDRAAFLADDVGAAELVFVGWDFDDSTVDSAKARKLEWAERLLYWLETRREQRFDVLDGRRSEIETGDLPAQFS; this comes from the coding sequence ATGGAATTCGACGAGTGGGAACCCGTTTACAACGCGATTCTCGAGGACTTCGGGTACGACCGAACCGGCGACGAACGGGGCCGGGACCGCCTCGATTCGATTCTGAACGCGTCGTTCGATCCGGCGGGGCTATCGCCCCTTCGCGACGCGACCGTCGCCGTTGCAGGTGCCGGGCCGTCGCTCGAGACCGATGCGGACCTCGAACGAGCGCGCGATGCCGACGTTGTCGTCGGGGCCTCGAGCGCCGTCGATACCCTCACAGCCCACGGAATCGACGTCGAGTGTATGGTGACGGACCTCGATAAAAATCCGGAAACGGTCGAACGGCTCACCCTCGACGGCGTTCCGGTCGCGATTCACGGACACGGTGACAATCTCGAGGCGATCCGTGACGTCGTCCCGAACTGCGCTCACGAGTACGTCCTGCCGACGACGCAGGCCGAACCGCGCGGCCGAGTCCGGAACTTCGGCGGCTTCACGGACGGCGATCGTGCGGCGTTTCTCGCGGACGACGTCGGCGCCGCCGAACTCGTCTTCGTGGGCTGGGACTTCGACGATTCGACGGTCGACTCCGCGAAGGCCCGGAAGCTCGAGTGGGCGGAACGGTTACTCTACTGGCTCGAAACCCGCCGCGAGCAGCGTTTCGACGTACTGGATGGACGACGGTCGGAGATCGAGACCGGCGACCTGCCAGCCCAATTCTCGTAA
- a CDS encoding HalOD1 output domain-containing protein encodes MSPPDNLSSPSSAVPPSQAIVEAIAAHEGVDVTEIEPPAYDPLYTVVNPEALDELFAPTADSASDVVVTLEYEGYTVVVRAGSEVEVREQSSDDSVNHPIEE; translated from the coding sequence ATGTCCCCTCCGGACAACCTGTCGTCGCCCAGTAGTGCGGTTCCTCCGTCTCAGGCAATCGTCGAAGCGATCGCCGCACACGAGGGCGTCGACGTGACCGAAATCGAGCCCCCTGCGTACGACCCGCTGTACACGGTCGTCAATCCGGAGGCGCTCGATGAACTGTTCGCCCCCACCGCCGATTCGGCCAGCGACGTGGTGGTAACACTCGAGTACGAGGGATACACGGTCGTCGTTCGCGCCGGAAGCGAAGTCGAAGTCAGGGAGCAATCCTCGGACGACTCGGTCAATCACCCGATCGAAGAGTAG
- a CDS encoding cryptochrome/photolyase family protein, whose translation MIVHWHRRDLRTLDNRGLERAGATDEPIVPLYVLDPTVLEYASPVRVACLLESLAALRKRYRELGTDLVVVEGEASGAVPRVAAEYDASTVVWNEDYSGLARDRDRAVRAALADDAVACESVHDAILHEPGSITPNQGAHYSVFSYFWKKWRDRDKREPVEQPDAKEFASLTGEPLPSLSDLGFDDPEAAPPPVTMSAARERVADFCSGPIYRYAETRDYPAERGTSRLSPHLKWGTIGPRELYAATERAADEADTDGERESVREFQRQLAWREFYAHVLAFNPETVSENFSGYTNPIEWEDDPDALEAWRNGETGYPIVDAGMRQLRAEGWMHNRVRMLVASFLTKDLLLDWREGYQWFRRMLADHDTANDVGGWQWAASTGTDAQPYFRVFNPLTQGREYDPDAEYVRDYVPELADASTEEIHGWHDLEPGERERIAPAYPAPIVEHAVRRERAIELFEHARGESSE comes from the coding sequence GTGATCGTTCACTGGCACCGTCGGGATCTCCGCACGCTCGACAACCGCGGACTCGAACGCGCCGGAGCGACCGACGAGCCGATCGTCCCGTTGTACGTCCTCGATCCGACCGTTCTCGAATACGCGTCGCCGGTCCGAGTCGCGTGTTTGCTCGAGTCCCTCGCGGCGCTTCGGAAGCGCTACCGAGAACTCGGGACCGATCTCGTGGTCGTCGAGGGGGAGGCGAGCGGAGCGGTTCCGCGGGTCGCGGCCGAGTACGACGCCTCGACCGTCGTCTGGAACGAAGACTACAGCGGGCTCGCACGGGACCGGGACCGGGCGGTGCGCGCCGCGCTCGCGGACGACGCCGTCGCGTGCGAGTCGGTTCACGACGCGATCCTCCACGAACCGGGGTCGATTACGCCGAATCAGGGCGCCCACTACTCGGTGTTCTCGTACTTCTGGAAGAAGTGGCGCGACCGGGACAAACGAGAGCCGGTCGAGCAACCCGACGCGAAGGAGTTCGCCAGTCTAACAGGTGAGCCGCTTCCATCGCTCTCGGATCTCGGATTCGACGACCCCGAGGCGGCCCCCCCGCCGGTGACGATGTCGGCAGCGCGTGAGCGGGTCGCAGATTTCTGCTCGGGGCCGATCTACCGGTACGCTGAGACGCGCGACTATCCGGCCGAACGCGGGACCTCGCGGCTTTCACCGCACCTCAAATGGGGAACGATCGGCCCGCGGGAGCTGTACGCGGCGACCGAGCGTGCCGCCGACGAAGCGGATACCGACGGGGAGCGTGAGAGCGTCCGCGAGTTCCAGCGCCAACTCGCCTGGCGGGAGTTCTACGCGCACGTCCTCGCGTTCAACCCGGAGACCGTCTCCGAAAACTTCAGCGGATACACGAACCCCATCGAATGGGAGGACGATCCGGACGCGCTCGAGGCGTGGAGGAACGGCGAAACGGGGTATCCGATCGTCGACGCGGGGATGCGACAGCTCAGGGCCGAGGGGTGGATGCACAATCGCGTGCGGATGCTCGTCGCATCGTTTCTGACCAAAGACCTCCTGCTCGACTGGCGGGAGGGATACCAGTGGTTCAGGCGCATGCTCGCGGATCACGATACCGCTAACGACGTCGGTGGCTGGCAGTGGGCCGCATCGACCGGCACCGATGCACAGCCCTACTTCCGCGTATTCAATCCGCTGACACAGGGACGCGAGTACGACCCCGATGCCGAATACGTCCGCGACTACGTTCCCGAACTCGCCGACGCTTCGACCGAAGAAATCCACGGCTGGCACGACCTCGAGCCCGGGGAGCGAGAGCGGATCGCCCCCGCGTACCCGGCTCCCATCGTCGAGCACGCCGTTCGCCGGGAGCGAGCCATCGAACTGTTCGAGCACGCGCGCGGAGAGTCGTCGGAGTAG
- the folP gene encoding dihydropteroate synthase: MDSVDAAGLGIGDDHPPRIMGVLNVSEESPYDPSVFDDPGEAARYVDEELIDEGADIVDIGLESANKRFDVLSASDELKRLHVALETIESVSGDAIFSIETRYADVADEALSHGFEMVNDICGFADPEMPAVCADHDVAVAKMASPPDLERPGAVEETDWSTRKSPEWARRSDFVDQVYEALKQNGMTDKTILDPAFGGWSDAQTLEDDRETFRRLREFRALGRPLLVSINRKNFLGEIADRETDERLPVSLAATSMAVERGAHVIRTHDVAETRDAALIGSTFTDRTSATADGLTLSQLDVHSTRELRSQLRERGIDPAFADDLWTQLFEIEGLDPDSSGRLLSIAADHGAVGERVTDGRFLLAGSTTSILDISDRLTDESGRLDRLGRELSGVLR, encoded by the coding sequence ATGGACAGCGTCGACGCCGCCGGTCTGGGGATCGGAGACGACCACCCGCCCCGGATCATGGGCGTGTTGAACGTCAGCGAGGAGTCGCCCTACGATCCGAGCGTCTTCGACGACCCGGGTGAGGCGGCTCGCTACGTCGACGAGGAACTGATCGACGAAGGGGCCGACATCGTCGATATCGGCCTCGAATCGGCGAACAAGCGTTTCGACGTGCTCTCGGCATCGGACGAACTCAAGCGCTTGCACGTCGCGCTCGAAACGATCGAAAGCGTCTCCGGGGACGCGATCTTCTCGATCGAGACGCGCTATGCCGACGTGGCCGACGAAGCGCTCTCGCACGGGTTCGAGATGGTAAACGACATCTGCGGGTTCGCCGATCCCGAGATGCCGGCCGTCTGTGCGGACCACGACGTGGCGGTCGCGAAGATGGCGAGCCCGCCGGACCTGGAGCGGCCCGGGGCCGTCGAGGAAACGGACTGGTCGACACGGAAGTCACCGGAGTGGGCCAGGCGGTCGGATTTCGTCGATCAGGTCTACGAGGCGCTGAAGCAAAACGGAATGACCGACAAGACGATCCTCGATCCGGCCTTCGGAGGCTGGAGCGACGCTCAGACGCTCGAGGACGACCGCGAAACGTTCCGGCGCCTTCGTGAGTTTCGCGCCCTCGGACGGCCGCTGCTGGTCTCGATCAACCGGAAGAACTTCCTCGGCGAAATCGCAGACCGCGAGACGGACGAACGGTTGCCGGTCAGCCTCGCAGCGACGTCGATGGCCGTCGAGCGTGGCGCGCACGTGATCCGAACGCACGACGTGGCCGAAACGCGAGATGCCGCACTGATCGGATCGACGTTTACAGACCGCACGAGCGCGACCGCGGACGGCCTCACGCTCTCGCAGTTGGACGTCCATTCGACGCGTGAACTCCGGTCCCAGCTCCGGGAACGCGGTATCGATCCCGCGTTTGCGGACGATTTGTGGACGCAATTGTTCGAAATCGAGGGCCTCGATCCCGACTCGAGCGGGCGTTTGCTGTCGATCGCGGCCGACCACGGAGCGGTCGGCGAGCGCGTGACGGACGGCCGATTCCTTCTCGCCGGTTCGACGACCTCTATTTTAGATATTTCAGACCGTCTGACGGACGAATCGGGGCGTCTCGATCGTCTCGGTCGTGAGCTGTCAGGGGTGCTGCGTTAA
- a CDS encoding Cdc6/Cdc18 family protein encodes MSANDERDPLFRYDDPVFADERLLEITHLPGPDRIVGRDEQMQRVADALNPAIFGSEPNHLFIFGKTGTGKSLISRSVTQRVITEAQHDDVTVKYAFIDCGEQNTEASIVKTIAQIVNESETSGVTVPDRGLGTGDYYKRLWQAVDHCTDVTIVILDEIDMLEDDEVLRKLSRAGENRRISDSSIGIIGISNKIDFPDHLSERVKSSLSRDELVFSPYDANQLVEILEKRRDAFHDGVLSADVIPLTAALAAQEHGDARKAIDILRNAGRIAKKRNDTRVTADHVRDAKEKTEADRFNELIEGSPQQAKAILYSLTLLTENSTEKEFPTKIIYNQYKEVARQLDFDVLSERRVQEILQEQNFLNVIQSEREGRGRGRGAHAKHRLLENPSIVKKVLLRDSRLAVLENE; translated from the coding sequence ATGTCCGCCAACGACGAACGAGATCCTCTCTTTCGGTACGACGATCCGGTCTTCGCCGACGAGCGTCTGCTCGAGATCACGCACCTTCCGGGTCCGGATCGAATCGTCGGTCGTGACGAGCAGATGCAACGGGTTGCGGACGCCCTGAACCCGGCGATATTCGGGAGCGAGCCCAACCATCTGTTCATATTTGGCAAGACCGGCACCGGTAAATCGCTCATCTCGCGGTCGGTCACCCAGCGGGTGATCACCGAAGCCCAACACGACGACGTCACCGTGAAGTACGCCTTCATCGACTGTGGCGAACAGAACACGGAGGCGTCGATCGTCAAGACGATCGCCCAGATCGTCAACGAGTCCGAGACGAGCGGCGTCACCGTTCCCGACCGCGGCCTGGGCACGGGCGACTACTACAAGCGCCTCTGGCAGGCCGTCGATCACTGCACCGACGTCACTATCGTGATTCTCGACGAGATCGACATGCTCGAGGACGACGAGGTTCTGCGAAAGCTCTCTCGGGCCGGCGAAAATCGCCGTATCTCCGACTCGAGCATCGGTATCATCGGCATCTCGAACAAGATCGATTTCCCGGATCATCTCTCCGAGCGCGTCAAGTCGAGTCTGTCGCGGGACGAACTGGTCTTCTCTCCGTACGATGCGAACCAGCTCGTCGAAATTCTCGAAAAACGTCGCGACGCGTTCCACGACGGGGTGTTGTCCGCCGACGTCATCCCGCTGACCGCGGCGCTCGCGGCCCAGGAGCACGGCGACGCGCGGAAGGCGATCGACATCCTCCGAAACGCAGGTCGGATCGCCAAGAAGCGAAACGATACTCGAGTGACTGCGGATCACGTCCGAGATGCAAAGGAAAAGACGGAGGCCGACCGGTTCAACGAGTTGATCGAAGGGTCGCCCCAGCAGGCGAAGGCGATCCTCTACTCGCTGACGCTACTCACCGAAAATAGCACGGAGAAGGAATTTCCGACGAAAATCATCTACAATCAGTACAAGGAGGTCGCTCGCCAACTCGACTTCGACGTCCTCTCGGAGCGACGAGTACAGGAGATCCTCCAGGAACAGAACTTCCTCAACGTGATCCAGTCCGAGCGAGAGGGACGCGGCCGGGGCCGCGGCGCACACGCGAAACACCGCTTGCTGGAGAACCCGTCGATCGTCAAGAAAGTTCTCCTCCGTGACTCGCGGTTAGCGGTCCTGGAAAACGAGTAA
- a CDS encoding MBL fold metallo-hydrolase — MTAESVTRIDIGGDGPEGSNSAYLVGSRAVVDPGPPTDRAWRQLHEGLDRAGVDRRDLEYVLVTHWHVDHAGLAPRLAEEADARLAMGAGDAPLVGEYAVARERRLERDRAVMRGLGVPKSAVGRVIDDDSMSAMADETPVERLTDGDRVSGLEVIATPGHTLGHTAFAGEGFLLVGDAVLPTTTPNVGGSDTRTLQFERCASPATLAHDDTRAARDPLTAFRATLERLANRSERLRPGHGTAVEAGRIREILDHHRHRSRRVLAALQAREPSTPWEVARSLFGELEGIHVKFGAGEAAAHLRALEREGRIERTTAEPVRYESQRPVR; from the coding sequence ATGACCGCCGAGTCCGTGACGCGAATCGATATCGGAGGAGACGGGCCGGAGGGGTCCAACAGCGCGTACCTCGTCGGCTCTCGCGCCGTCGTCGATCCCGGCCCACCGACCGACCGCGCCTGGCGACAGTTACACGAGGGGCTCGACCGCGCCGGCGTCGACCGTCGCGATCTCGAGTACGTCCTCGTCACCCACTGGCACGTCGATCACGCCGGCCTCGCCCCCCGGCTCGCCGAGGAAGCGGACGCGCGACTCGCGATGGGCGCCGGGGACGCGCCACTGGTCGGCGAGTACGCCGTCGCACGCGAGCGACGTCTCGAGCGAGACCGTGCGGTGATGCGAGGACTGGGCGTTCCGAAATCCGCAGTCGGGCGGGTCATCGACGACGACTCGATGTCCGCGATGGCCGACGAAACGCCCGTCGAACGGCTCACTGACGGTGATCGAGTCTCGGGGCTCGAGGTGATCGCCACACCGGGCCACACGCTCGGCCACACCGCCTTCGCCGGCGAGGGATTCCTGCTCGTCGGCGACGCCGTGTTACCTACGACGACCCCGAACGTGGGGGGCAGTGATACCCGAACCCTCCAGTTCGAGCGGTGCGCCTCGCCGGCGACGCTCGCCCACGACGACACGCGGGCCGCCCGCGATCCGCTCACGGCGTTTCGCGCGACGCTCGAGCGACTCGCGAACCGGTCGGAACGACTCCGTCCCGGGCACGGAACCGCCGTGGAGGCGGGTCGAATACGCGAAATTCTCGATCACCATCGTCACCGTTCCCGACGAGTGCTCGCCGCCCTCCAGGCCCGCGAACCGTCGACACCCTGGGAGGTCGCGCGTTCCCTGTTCGGTGAACTCGAGGGGATCCACGTCAAGTTCGGTGCCGGTGAGGCGGCGGCACACCTTCGGGCGCTCGAGAGAGAGGGGCGTATCGAACGAACGACAGCGGAGCCCGTTCGATACGAATCGCAACGCCCGGTCCGATAA
- a CDS encoding sugar phosphate isomerase/epimerase family protein, which translates to MELGVHTPPLADEPLEGALPYLHEQGVDTIEPGVGGHPGQDHLTRSAYLDDESQQAELSDLLDEYDMRISALATHNNPIHPDEERATRSDTELREAIRLAAQLEVGTVTCFSGLPAGGPDDEVPNWITAPWPPEHSDALEYQWERAIDYWDELADYADDHEVDVAIEMHPNMLVYEPHGMARLREETGDRIGANFDPSHLYWQGITITDAIRYLGERDAIHHVHAKDTMIYDAQAREKGVLDTTSYHDEPNRSWLFRSVGYGHGESHWKDIVSTLRMVDYDGALSIEHEDSLTSSREGLEKAIDVLERAIFETQPGEAYWAE; encoded by the coding sequence ATGGAACTCGGCGTTCACACCCCACCGCTCGCTGACGAACCGCTCGAGGGCGCGCTGCCGTATCTCCACGAGCAGGGTGTCGATACGATAGAACCGGGGGTCGGCGGCCATCCGGGACAGGACCATCTGACGCGGTCCGCGTATCTCGACGACGAGAGCCAACAGGCCGAACTCTCGGATCTACTCGACGAGTACGACATGCGAATTAGCGCGCTCGCGACCCACAACAACCCGATTCACCCCGACGAGGAGCGTGCGACGCGATCCGACACCGAACTCCGCGAGGCGATCCGGCTCGCCGCCCAGCTCGAGGTCGGTACCGTCACCTGTTTCTCCGGCCTCCCGGCCGGGGGTCCGGACGACGAGGTTCCAAACTGGATCACGGCACCCTGGCCGCCCGAACACAGCGACGCCCTCGAGTATCAATGGGAGCGAGCGATCGACTACTGGGACGAACTCGCCGACTACGCGGACGATCACGAGGTCGACGTCGCGATCGAAATGCACCCGAATATGCTGGTCTACGAGCCCCACGGGATGGCGCGATTGCGCGAGGAGACCGGGGATCGGATCGGGGCGAACTTCGACCCGTCCCACCTCTACTGGCAGGGGATCACCATCACCGACGCGATCCGATACCTCGGCGAACGGGACGCGATCCATCACGTCCACGCCAAAGATACCATGATTTACGACGCGCAGGCCCGCGAGAAAGGGGTTCTGGATACGACGTCCTATCACGACGAGCCGAATCGGTCGTGGCTCTTCCGGTCCGTCGGCTACGGCCACGGCGAATCCCACTGGAAGGACATCGTCTCGACGCTCAGAATGGTGGACTACGACGGCGCTTTGAGCATCGAGCACGAAGATTCACTGACCAGTTCGCGGGAAGGCCTCGAGAAAGCGATCGACGTCCTCGAGCGGGCGATATTCGAAACCCAACCCGGCGAAGCCTACTGGGCGGAGTGA